Below is a genomic region from Virgibacillus dokdonensis.
AATGCACCAGCTATTGGATAAAATAGCGAACATCCCAACTGGAAGTACGCTCATTGTATCGGGTAGTCTTCCAAAAGGTGTTGATGACCAAGTATTAATTACAATTGCTCAAATATGCGATCGAAATCATGTGAAATTAGTTCTTGATTCTAGCTCCACGGTTGTGTTAGAGACACTTGCCTATGAGCCCTATTTATTAAAGCCTAATGAAGACGAGTTAGCCCATCTGTTTGGCGAACAATCTTTGTCAGAAGAACAGATCATTGCATATGGTAAGGAATTAATTGAACGAGGTGCAAGGCATGTCATTATATCAAGGGGAGAAGAAGGTGCAGTCTATTTAGATGGGCAACAAGTTCTTAAGGCAAGCTCTCCAAAAGGAAAGGTTGTTAATACAGCATGTGCTGGGGATGCTTTACTCGCTTCGTATATTGCCAAAACGATTGAAAAAGAATCGATTGCAGAAGCACTGATATATGCAATAGCAACAGGAGCATCGACCGCATTTTCCAAGGGGTTAAGTGATTTATCAGATATTCTTGAGTTAAAGCATCAAGTCCATATTACAAATTTAAGGAGGTAAAAACAGCATGAAAAAGAAAATTGTTGCTGCCACAGGTTGTCCAACTGGAATTGCCCATACGTTTATGGCTGC
It encodes:
- the pfkB gene encoding 1-phosphofructokinase, whose protein sequence is MIYTCTMNTAIDLYVAMEALNPNAVNRTHDEDYQPNGKGVNVSVMLNKMGIPNTALGFIGGFTGHFIKEELEKLGIATDFIEVAGNTRINVFINADEEYKIVNQGPSIPQEAMHQLLDKIANIPTGSTLIVSGSLPKGVDDQVLITIAQICDRNHVKLVLDSSSTVVLETLAYEPYLLKPNEDELAHLFGEQSLSEEQIIAYGKELIERGARHVIISRGEEGAVYLDGQQVLKASSPKGKVVNTACAGDALLASYIAKTIEKESIAEALIYAIATGASTAFSKGLSDLSDILELKHQVHITNLRR